The stretch of DNA AGCTTTCCGCCTGTCACGGCAACCGTCACCTCCCTGCCCATGACCTGCCTTTTCAGATGGGCGTCTGCGTTGTCCTCGCCGGTACGGTTATGCTGATATTGAGAGACCGGCTCATGGGGCGCAAGTTTCTCAAGCCATTTATCATAATCAAGGTGAAGCCCTGATTCATCGTCATTTATGAAAACAGAGGCAGTAATGTGCATTGCGTTTACAAGCGCAAGCCCCTCCCTGATGCCGCTTT from Nitrospirota bacterium encodes:
- a CDS encoding YjbQ family protein — encoded protein: MKSYRKELWFNIPARRAFINITPQVEECLKESGIREGLALVNAMHITASVFINDDESGLHLDYDKWLEKLAPHEPVSQYQHNRTGEDNADAHLKRQVMGREVTVAVTGGKLDFGTWEQIFYGEFDGRRKKRVLVKIVGE